One genomic segment of Fusobacterium nucleatum includes these proteins:
- a CDS encoding V-type ATP synthase subunit E: protein MSNLDNLVAEILQQARKEANRILTKTKAENLEFIENENKKIQKEIENIQWKANEEAISLKERIISNANLKSRDMVLQAKEELVDRILGKALERLKNIDKDSYLNFIENTLKTLDVSKDTEIILTKKMKEILGDEIFGYKVSDDVVESGCNIKDGNVIYNNEFSNLLEFNKEDLEREILKKIFG from the coding sequence GAATAGAATATTGACAAAAACAAAGGCTGAAAATCTTGAATTTATTGAAAATGAAAATAAAAAAATTCAAAAGGAAATAGAGAATATACAATGGAAAGCAAATGAGGAAGCTATATCCCTAAAAGAGAGAATTATATCTAATGCAAATTTAAAATCAAGAGATATGGTACTTCAAGCAAAAGAAGAATTGGTTGATAGAATATTAGGGAAAGCCTTAGAAAGACTTAAAAATATTGATAAGGATAGTTATTTGAATTTTATTGAGAACACCTTAAAAACTTTAGATGTATCTAAAGATACAGAGATAATATTAACTAAAAAAATGAAAGAGATACTTGGAGATGAAATCTTTGGTTATAAGGTTTCTGATGATGTTGTTGAATCAGGCTGTAATATAAAAGATGGAAATGTTATATATAACAATGAATTCTCAAATCTTTTAGAGTTTAATAAGGAAGATTTAGAAAGAGAAATTTTAAAGAAAATTTTTGGATAG
- a CDS encoding V-type ATP synthase subunit C, whose product MDRELFIQPSVRIRNFEKKLLTKIQFERLYEADNLQDSIRHLNETAYSEDLAKIDREENFELALSNSLNKTYSEILSISPVKELVDVLTYRFAFHNIKVAVKEKILQENFEHIYSKIHYDDLDNLRKQFETEKGEKGTWYEDTVIQAYKTFEETKDPEKIEFFIDKRYFEKVLETSKKFELDLIEEYFRTMIDFINIRTFIRCKRQEQEIAVLKEALIQSGYIDIDDILTYFYKEIQDLVNAHKNSKIGKSLFLGLKGYNETGRLLLFEKHMENYLTNLLKERVKMMPYGPEIIFAYVHAKEIEIKNLRIALVGRANGLSADFIKERLRETYV is encoded by the coding sequence ATGGATAGAGAATTATTTATTCAACCAAGTGTTAGAATAAGAAACTTTGAAAAAAAGCTCTTAACAAAAATTCAGTTTGAAAGATTATATGAAGCAGATAATTTACAAGATTCAATAAGACACTTAAATGAAACTGCTTATTCAGAAGATTTAGCGAAAATAGATAGGGAAGAAAATTTTGAACTAGCTCTTTCAAATTCTTTAAATAAAACTTACAGTGAAATTTTATCTATTAGTCCAGTTAAAGAGCTTGTAGATGTTTTAACTTATAGATTTGCCTTTCATAATATAAAGGTTGCTGTAAAAGAAAAAATTTTACAAGAGAATTTTGAGCATATCTATTCAAAAATTCATTATGATGACTTAGATAATTTAAGAAAACAGTTTGAAACAGAAAAAGGTGAAAAAGGAACTTGGTATGAGGATACTGTTATTCAAGCATACAAGACTTTTGAAGAAACAAAAGACCCAGAAAAAATAGAATTTTTTATAGATAAAAGATATTTTGAAAAAGTCTTAGAAACTTCAAAAAAATTTGAACTTGATTTAATAGAAGAATATTTTAGAACTATGATAGATTTTATAAATATTAGAACCTTTATTCGTTGTAAAAGACAAGAGCAAGAGATAGCTGTTTTAAAAGAAGCATTAATTCAAAGTGGATATATAGATATAGATGATATTTTAACTTATTTCTATAAAGAAATACAAGATTTGGTTAATGCTCATAAAAATTCAAAAATAGGAAAGAGTTTATTTCTAGGATTAAAAGGCTACAATGAAACTGGAAGATTATTGTTATTTGAAAAACATATGGAAAACTATTTAACTAATCTTTTAAAAGAAAGAGTAAAAATGATGCCTTATGGACCAGAGATTATTTTTGCTTATGTACATGCAAAAGAAATTGAAATTAAAAATTTAAGAATAGCTTTGGTTGGTAGAGCTAATGGACTTTCAGCAGATTTCATAAAAGAAAGGTTGCGTGAAACTTATGTATAA